The sequence below is a genomic window from Lepus europaeus isolate LE1 chromosome 20, mLepTim1.pri, whole genome shotgun sequence.
cgcccctctccccaTCACTCTTGGTCTCCGCCCCGCAGGTGACCCTGGGCCTGTTCGGGCTGCGGGGGGCGCAGGCGGAGCGGGGCCCCCGCGCCTTCGCGGCGTTGGCCGAATGCTGCGAGCCCTTTGAGCCCGGCCAGCGCTACCAGGAGTACGTGCGGGCGCTGCGGCCCGAGGCCCCGCCACCCCCGCCGCCTGCCTTCTGCTTCCAGGAGTTTGCGCCCCCTGCGCACAGGTGGGCCCCCGGGAATGATGGCGGGAAGGGGTCCCGGCTGTTGACCCCGCGGGGCCAGGGGACGCCAGGCTGCAGCGGCATCTATTGTTGGGGGAAGGGGGTGTCCCCCGGTTCTGGGAGGCTCAGGACTTTGGGGTTTCTGCAGACTGGGGGGCCAGCGCCCTGAGGCTCAGCCCCCCACATCGCTGCCCTCCCAGCTCGCCTCTGGACACCAGAAAGAAGCTCTCGGGGCCCCCGCCTCCGAGGCTGGACGAGAGTTTGGCTGAGCCGGGTGCTTGGGAGGACCcaggcacaggcaggcagggtGAGTGCAGGGGTGGCCTGGAGGGTGGGCGTCAGGGCTGGGTACCACCCTTAATGACTTGTCCCCTCCTAGGGACCGCAGGCCCCGCTCCAGGCAGTGATGTGGACAGCGTGGGTGGCGGGAGCGAGTCCCGGTCCCTGGACTCTCCCACTTCCAGCCCAGGTGGGTCAGCTACTCTCTGACCCCCAGTCTCTCACCTGACCTTTGACCCCAACTTGCCCCGCCCCCCTGATCCATTCTCTCGTTACCACTTCTGAAACCCCCCCCCCGGAGTTGCCGATCCATCCTCCAACCCTTAACCTTTGACCTCTCTGACCCCCTCCTGACCTCTGACCCCAGGCACGCGGCGGCTGGTGAAGGTGTCGTCCACGGGCACCGAGTCCTCCGATGACTTTGAGGAGCGAGATCCCGGTGAGgctggaagcaggggtgggggcggggggccgggaGGTAGACCGAGTGCCCCTGACCCTGTCTCCCTGCAgacctgggagaggggctggagaaTGGGCTGGGCAGGAAGTGGACGCTCTCCCTGGCGGCTCAGACCcaccggctgcggcggctgcGGGGCCCGGCCAAATGCCGCGAGTGTGACGCCTTCATGGTCAACGGGATCGAGTGCGAAGAGGTGTGGCCTGGGGCGGTgagccagggagctctgctgACCCTCCGCCACCCCCCGGTGACCCTGTGACCTTTCCCTCCAGTGCCTCCTGACCTGTCACAAGCGCTGCCTGGAGACCTTGCTGATCCTCTGTGGACACAGGAAGCTCCCAGCCCGGACGCCTCTCTTTGGAGTCAACTTCCTGCAGCTGCCCAGGGACTTCCCGGAGGAGGTGCCCTTCGTGGTCACCAAGTGCACGGCCGAGATCGAGCACCGCGCCCTGGGAGTGAAGGTGCAGCCTTGACCCTGACCATCCCCAGAAGTGCCCCGCTGCCGTGGGTGGCCGGATCACGAGCGGGCCGGCCGTTTCTCACCCTGACCCCGCAGGGCATCTACCGGGTCAGCGGGTCCCGGGTCCGCGTGGAGCGGCTGTGCCAGGCTTTTGAGAACGGCCGCGCGCTGGTGGAACTCTCCGGAAACTCGCCCCACGATGTCTCCAGTGTCCTTAAGCGGTTTCTCCAGGAGGTGGGTGCTCTGGGGTTGTTGGTGGTGGcggtgggtggtggtgggggggatgggagtggggaggagggcgggggcTTGGGGACCCTCCGCGGCCCACCCACACTTGTGTGCACCCCCACCCATTCCACCCCCAGCTCACCGACCCCGTGGTCCCCTTCCATTTGTACGACGCCTTCATCTCTCTGGCTAAGACCCTGCATGCAGACCCCGGGGCCGACCCtggggcccccagcccccgccctgaGGTTGTCTACTTGCTGAAGACCCTCTTGGTACAGTTGCCTCACTCTAACTACAACACCCTACGGCACCTGGTGGCCCATCTGTTCAGGTGTGCACTGGGCCCTGAGCCTCGGAAGTCGACAACGCCCTGACCCCTGACCTttgacctgcccccccccccaagccgcTGAAGCCTAATTCGTAACTCTGGGACACCCGACCCTCCGTGCTGGGCCCATGGCTGCTGGTGGTCTCCCACCCTGACCAGGCCCACTTGCCCACGACCTGGTCAGGTGGCCACTGGGCTAGCCTGCGGGCCCTGCCCTTGCCCTCAGCCCGATGGCCTTGTACCCGTGCCCTGACTCCTCCCCTCACACCGTCCCCAGGGTGGCCGCACACTGTGAGGAGAACAGGATGTCTGCCAACAACCTGGGCATCGTGTTCGGGCCGACGCTGCTGCGGCCACCGGAGGACCCGCGGGCGGCCGGTGCCAGCCCCGCCACCTGCCTGCTGGACTCAGGGTACCAGGCCCAGCTCGTGGAGTTCCTCATCGTGCACTACGAGCAGATCTTCGGGATGGATGAGCTGCCCCTGGCCACCGAGCCCTTGACCCAagaccccagcccggccccggggCCCCTCACCACCACCAGCCCCTGCCTCGCGCCAGCCTCAGGGCCAGGCCCGGAGCCGCATCCCCACGGATCCCTGGAGAAGCTTGGAGAGGTCACGACCCCCGAGGTAGGAACCCACGGGGCCGGCAGATGGGGGGAGGGTTCTTCTCCGGGTTGAATCATCTCTCCTGTCTTGCTTCTTTTCCCTATAATATTCTCCTTCCTCATGTAACCCACGCTCATTCTAAAAGGGAGAGTGAGGGATGATGTAATGCTGGCACCAGCCATTTCTTCCAACAGGAAATTCACTAAGCAcccactatgtgccaggcactactactatgtgccaagcacgAAGGCATAACCGGGACACGAGGGAGTTCAGTGTTCAAAGGCACCAGCCTTTGGGTGCCTGCGTTctggtgggggaaaaaaaaaaacataataaacaaataagattCAGTAGACAGCTCCCACCGCAAACgcgcacaacagctggggctgggccaggctgcggcTGGGAGCTGCAGTCAGGTTTCCCCCATGGATGGCACAgacccaagcgcttaggccacCACTCTGCCCTGGAGAgagtatgttagcaggaagctagcatcGGGAAACACAGCCAGGACCGTAGCCAGGCTCTCCAGACAGGATGCGCACTCACCACGtggtgtctttttaaaattttttaaaaaagattttatttatgggcaccgcggctcactaggctaattctccgccttgcggcgccggcacaccaggttctagtcccagtcagggcgccggttctgtcccggttgcccctcttccaggccagctctctgctgtggccagggagtgcagtggaggatggctcaagtgcttgggccctgcatcccatgggagaccaggataggcacctggctcctgccatcagatcagcgcggtgtgccagccgcagcgcgccagccgcggcggccattggagggtgaaccaacggcaaaggaaggcctttctctctgtctctctctctcactgtccactctgcctgtcaaaaaaaaaaaaaaaagattttatttatttgagaggtagagttacagagagagaggtct
It includes:
- the GMIP gene encoding GEM-interacting protein gives rise to the protein MDAAEPGLTPAPDGRKRYSDIFRSLDNLEISLGNVALEMLPGDPGHSADPEPDKVPTATVTSKASCWSCPSIESPAPLSGEELDLRLIRTKGGVDMALDYAKTWSRYAKELLAWTEKRANYELEFARSVMKIAEAGKVSIHQQSHMPLQYIYTLFLEHDLSLGALAVETVAQQRRDYCQPLAAKRTEIEKWRKEFKDQWMKEQKRMNEAVQALRRAQLHYFQRCEDLRARCQGSPEDPAPQASPGPSKQQERRRRSREEAQAKAQEAEALYQACVREANARQQDLEAAKQRIVSHVRKLVLQGDEVLRRVTLGLFGLRGAQAERGPRAFAALAECCEPFEPGQRYQEYVRALRPEAPPPPPPAFCFQEFAPPAHSSPLDTRKKLSGPPPPRLDESLAEPGAWEDPGTGRQGTAGPAPGSDVDSVGGGSESRSLDSPTSSPGTRRLVKVSSTGTESSDDFEERDPDLGEGLENGLGRKWTLSLAAQTHRLRRLRGPAKCRECDAFMVNGIECEECLLTCHKRCLETLLILCGHRKLPARTPLFGVNFLQLPRDFPEEVPFVVTKCTAEIEHRALGVKGIYRVSGSRVRVERLCQAFENGRALVELSGNSPHDVSSVLKRFLQELTDPVVPFHLYDAFISLAKTLHADPGADPGAPSPRPEVVYLLKTLLVQLPHSNYNTLRHLVAHLFRVAAHCEENRMSANNLGIVFGPTLLRPPEDPRAAGASPATCLLDSGYQAQLVEFLIVHYEQIFGMDELPLATEPLTQDPSPAPGPLTTTSPCLAPASGPGPEPHPHGSLEKLGEVTTPEIPAPQSDQREEVAEDTKDEAEEETSQGPEDSFLGTQSRGHFSRQPVKYPRGGVRPVTHQLSSLALVASKLCEETPVASTNPGSLRRRGPSPLRRTPLPKHFEITQETARLLSKLDSEAVPRTAGSADPQPEEVEEHL